Within Geovibrio ferrireducens, the genomic segment CATCCTGTAGTGATTGAGTGAGTCCATATTTTCTGATGCAATGAAAACACCTGCGGAAAGTTTGATTCCGCCGGACATGCTGTTGAATTTTGCGATCTCAGCCTGAGTTATGCTCCCCTCCTGCTGTGTGTTAACAAACTGGAGCAGGGGCAGTGCGCCTTCGGCCTTTGCTTTTGCGATGAACATGTTGATCGGTTTTCTTGATTCAGTGATAGACGGCCATGCGCTAATAAGAATCATGGCTCCGACTGCCAGAATAAAAACAGGTATAAAAATCTTCTTCATTTTTCCTCCGTAAATTAAGCACTGCTTATATGAATTATATGATTTGAACATACCGGAGAGGTTTTGTTCAGAATAAGTTTGTATATTAAAAAAGGAGGCATCCGCCTCCTTCATTTTCTGGTCAGCTATCGGTACTCAGTTTCGAAAACAGCCCGAATCAGATAAATAAAGCTATTTTCATGAGAGCCTTCCGAAAAAAGAAGGACTCCCCCCTCAGCGATTACTATAACACAATTTTTAGAAATTCAAACTTATTTTTCATAAAATCACATCAAACAACTATTATTTCTTTGATAATAAAAAAGGGCATTCATTAAAAATAAATTATTACACATTTAATACATGCGGTTTACGGTTTTCGGGGTCAGCCGTAATAAACAGTTTAAATGAGTGTTGGTTTCATCATTGTTTTAATGTATTCTGGCTTTTATAATGTAAAAAAATTCTGACATATAAAGAATCTCATAAAGGTGGATTATGCTGAAAGACTGCACATTTGAAAAAAGCGAATTTATTTCGGTGTTCAGCGGATATTATGAAAACATAAACGGCTCTGCGCCTGACCATGAAGTTCTTTTCGGTGTCGGGCAGTTTTTTGACAACTGCTTCACAGGCATTCCCGGCAGCAGACCTGCGGAGGATTTCAGCAATGCTGTAAGAGATGCCGGGGTTAACGGCGGCTCCGTGGTGGTTCCCCTTTCCAGAGCCATATCCTGGGCACTGTGCAGAATATGCGAGGATATAAAAAACGGTCCCGTGAAACCGGATATGCATATACGCCTTCTGGAAGCCCTTGAGGTTTTGTGCAGACCGCTTAAAAAGTTTGAAACCGCTGACAGCTCGGAAGTGCGCGAACTGTTCCGCTTTATCAAAAATAACGATACAACAGCGAAGCTTCTCAACTCATATAAAGGGTTGCGTGTGTTCCATGCGGCTGAGATTACGGAGATCCGCGATGATGACAGTATCATAATGCAGGTTCATCCGGAGCAGATCAAGGCACTTGAGATGGAAGGCTACACATGCATAACGCACAAGCTTCTGCCGCAGCAGATAACTGCGGATGTGAAGAGCATTGATGCGGAAAAGTGTATTGTTGAACTGGTGAACCTTGTTGTTCTGAAAAAACCCTTTGACAGGCGCAAGATTTACCGCCTTAAGCCGGAGCAGGCAATTCCCGCTGCGCTTTTTTCCGAAGGCAGCCGGACGGATGTGGAGATTGTGGATGTCTCCCTGCGTGGTGTCTCACTGAGCCTGAAAGAGAATATTTCCGTTTCGGAATCAGAGGTGAGGCTGAGCTTCACCCTTCCGCTTGATGAGGGGAAGGACATGATCCTGCGCGGCAAGCTGAAATATATCTTCTGTGAGGAGATATGCAAGATGGGGCTTGAGACTTTTCCGGATCATTCGCAGGAGGCTCTCATTAAGAGATACCTCATTGAGAGAATGAAAAAAATAGAGAAAGAACTGACCTGAGCCTGTACATGGACAATCTAGAAAATTCCGCTGCCCGCACAGACTTTGACGGACATATAAACTATCTGGAAAGCATTTGCCTGAACCTCTCCTCCGGGGCTGCCCATGCCCCTGTCAGCTGGCTTGTTTATGAGAAGGAACACTCCCTCCTCTGTCGGAAAGAGACGGAGAATATTCAGCAGAAAATTATCTCCGTACTTAGGGAGAAATACTTCTACCCCGCTGCTCAGGCAGGCAGCATAAACCACGACCTTATCCGCATTGCCGATATGATTTTCAGAAGCGGATTCAAGGTGCAGAAAAACCCTTCGGACGGAGTTTATTATAAAAAACTGTCCGATGCTTTTTCAGCACTAAAGGACGAAAAACAGCATTACGCCAAACTGAACCTAGCCTTCTGCATGTTCGTTCTGGACGCGCTGAGGGGTGCAAAAGACGCGAAGTCTGATCTTCTGGAGAGGATCTGCACTCTGAACACAAATACGTTTCTTCCGGAATATAAGTACCTGAGCGGATTT encodes:
- a CDS encoding PilZ domain-containing protein; the protein is MLKDCTFEKSEFISVFSGYYENINGSAPDHEVLFGVGQFFDNCFTGIPGSRPAEDFSNAVRDAGVNGGSVVVPLSRAISWALCRICEDIKNGPVKPDMHIRLLEALEVLCRPLKKFETADSSEVRELFRFIKNNDTTAKLLNSYKGLRVFHAAEITEIRDDDSIIMQVHPEQIKALEMEGYTCITHKLLPQQITADVKSIDAEKCIVELVNLVVLKKPFDRRKIYRLKPEQAIPAALFSEGSRTDVEIVDVSLRGVSLSLKENISVSESEVRLSFTLPLDEGKDMILRGKLKYIFCEEICKMGLETFPDHSQEALIKRYLIERMKKIEKELT